A genome region from Portunus trituberculatus isolate SZX2019 chromosome 18, ASM1759143v1, whole genome shotgun sequence includes the following:
- the LOC123505625 gene encoding piggyBac transposable element-derived protein 3-like — protein MDRQTFYGTSISSHRFLRDAAEFAEDTEGATDIAITGPPPGGDGSDIEQLDDDNLEENVMPKEIASEVDVFYEDHEELVENISRKSKRNKRDLPKWKHSHIDSQPDIFQDKQESAKQKLLEKCPDLAGASEWAVFEKVFQNMLTHLVCETNKYAKRDCNIPNFNLSCEEMYNFLGLLLLSGYNLRTSERDYWSKAPDLSCRAFAETMSRNRFQQIKHVIHAADNQSLSSEKMAKISPLYEMLNQSLLMFGVLHEYLSIDESMVPYFGRHSCKQFIRGKPIRFGFKCWVIASSSGMPYKVTIYQGKNGKHNKDVPLGTRVVMDCLEVCDKPTSHHIFFDNFFTSFDLISNLKSLGYRATGTVRENRTKGCPVKSVQEMKKNSRGSYDYRSDGEVEVVRWNDNAVVSFCSNATGIEPITQVKRWEKKKGTVMVSQPKVVAQYNSGMGGVDLMDRALADYRPAIKGKKWYWPLLVNVINIAVVYSWRVYQLCTNAQMTQKEFRRSLVAVMLKQSQPRPRAESLPGPSSPVPIEVRTDNRKHYPQSCPVRRCTVCKKNCRIQCSKCNKSMHLNNCFQIYHEK, from the coding sequence ATGGACAGACAAACGTTTTATGGAACAAGTATTTCTTCTCATCGGTTCTTGAGGGATGCTGCAGAATTCGCTGAAGACACAGAAGGAGCTACAGATATTGCTATTACTGGCCCACCACCTGGAGGTGATGGCAGTGACATCGAACAACTGGATGATGATAACCTAGAGGAAAATGTGATGCCAAAGGAGATTGCTAGTGAAGTTGATGTCTTTTATGAAGATCATGAGGAGCTTGTAGAAAATATCTctagaaaaagcaaaagaaacaaaagagatcTGCCAAAATGGAAGCACAGCCATATTGATTCTCAGCCAGATATTTTCCAGGACAAGCAAGAAAGTGCCAAACAAAAACTATTGGAAAAATGTCCTGACCTTGCTGGAGCATCTGAGTGGGCTGTTTTTgaaaaagtgtttcagaacatgCTCACTCATCTTGTTTGTGAAACAAACAAGTATGCAAAGAGAGATTGTAACATTCCAAATTTTAACTTATCTTGTGAAGAAATGTATAACTTTCTTGGGTTACTGCTACTTTCTGGGTACAACCTTCGTACAAGTGAGAGAGATTACTGGAGTAAAGCACCAGACCTCTCCTGTCGAGCTTTTGCAGAAACTATGAGTCGCAATCGTTTCCAACAAATTAAACATGTAATCCATGCTGCTGATAATCAGTCCCTTAGTTCAGAGAAAATGGCAAAGATCAGTCCTCTGTATGAAATGCTAAACCAGTCTTTACTGATGTTTGGTGTTCTTCATGAATACCTCAGCATTGATGAATCTATGGTTCCTTATTTTGGAAGGCATTCATGTAAACAGTTCATAAGAGGCAAGCCTATTAGGTTTGGCTTCAAATGCTGGGTAATTGCTAGCTCTAGTGGAATGCCCTACAAGGTTACTATATATCAAGGAAAGAATGGGAAGCACAACAAAGATGTTCCTCTTGGCACACGTGTTGTTATGGACTGCCTTGAAGTATGTGATAAACCTACCTCTCACCACAttttttttgacaattttttCACATCATTTGATCTAATTTCCAATTTGAAATCTTTGGGATACAGAGCTACTGGCACAGTTAGAGAAAATCGAACAAAAGGGTGCCCAGTGAAGAGTgtacaagaaatgaaaaaaaattcaagaggCTCATATGATTACAGGTCAGATGGAGAAGTTGAGGTAGTGAGATGGAATGATAATGCAGTAGTAAGCTTCTGCAGTAATGCCACTGGAATTGAGCCTATTACACAAGTCAAACggtgggagaaaaagaaaggaacagtcATGGTTTCACAGCCAAAAGTTGTTGCACAGTACAACAGTGGAATGGGTGGAGTAGACCTCATGGACAGAGCACTTGCGGACTACAGGCCAGCaatcaaagggaaaaaatggtacTGGCCACTGCTTGTGAATGTAATAAACATTGCAGTGGTTTACAGTTGGAGAGTGTATCAGTTATGCACAAATGCCCAGATGACCCAAAAAGAATTCAGACGAAGCTTAGTTGCTGTAATGCTGAAGCAGTCACAACCAAGGCCAAGGGCAGAGTCACTACCTGGACCCTCCTCTCCTGTACCCATAGAAGTTAGGACAGACAACAGAAAACACTACCCACAGAGCTGTCCAGTAAGACGTTGTACAGTGTGTAAGAAGAATTGCAGGATCCAGTGTAGTAAATGTAATAAATCAATGCATCTCAACAATTGCTTCCAAATTTACCATGAGAAATAG